A single window of Nakaseomyces glabratus chromosome G, complete sequence DNA harbors:
- the GAS2 gene encoding 1,3-beta-glucanosyltransferase (CAGL0G01056g~Putative glycoside hydrolase of the Gas/Phr family; predicted GPI-anchor), which translates to MKKLLYFALSVVATSAQLADEVLLRKWSLQLPTIEIEGNKFFNSETGEQFFMKGIAYQQQVDQDSELYDGTPYVDPLADPHICLRDLPYLVELGINTIRVYHIDPSSSHDTCMKAFSDAGIYVLIDLAEPEISIVRNNPSWDVKVWSRYRDVVDAMHFYNNVLGFFAGNEVTNDKYNTDASPFVKAAIRDVKTYMQQKGYRNIPVGYSTNDDAETRINLSKYFVCGENSADFYGINMYEWCGYSTYGTSGYKERTEEFTDFPVPVFFSEFGCNLVRPRPFTEVAALFSKKMSSVWSGGLVYMYFEEENQYGVVKINKNNEVEKLPDFDNLKKAYRKATPKGVNLSDQAVSRKSINVRKLDCPEKSHNNNWLASDILPPTPNDEKCSCLDEILPCLALPSNDDQDHYKTLFNYVCGEVDCTDIKTDGTLGKYGKFSDCSVNQKLSLQLSKLYYKLKLEDHICPTNPKYVRFNSATITRKDTCESILKEISQGTAKTKKEPINEIVTSVPAEDGMISSTANTLSGTIILVIIVLNTLVVLLIAY; encoded by the coding sequence ATGAagaaattattatattttgctTTGTCTGTGGTAGCAACATCAGCTCAGCTAGCTGATGAGGTCTTATTACGCAAATGGTCTTTGCAGTTACCTACTATCGAAATCGAAGGCAAtaaattcttcaatagTGAAACTGGTGAGCAATTTTTTATGAAAGGCATTGCATACCAACAGCAAGTTGATCAGGATAGTGAATTATATGATGGTACACCATATGTAGATCCTCTTGCTGACCCACATATATGTCTCCGTGATCTACCATATCTGGTGGAGCTTGGAATCAATACAATAAGAGTGTATCATATTGACCCCAGCTCTTCACATGATACATGCATGAAGGCATTTTCTGATGCAGGTATATATGTGCTCATCGATCTCGCAGAACCAGAAATATCCATAGTCCGTAATAACCCTAGTTGGGATGTTAAAGTATGGTCTAGGTATAGAGATGTAGTTGATGCCATGCATTTTTATAACAATGTTTTAGGCTTTTTTGCTGGTAATGAAGTGACCAATGACAAATATAATACTGATGCTTCACCATTTGTGAAGGCGGCAATTAGAGATGTAAAGACTTATATGCAACAAAAGGGATATAGGAATATCCCTGTAGGTTATTCAACGAATGACGATGCTGAAACTAGAATAAATCtttccaaatattttgtatgTGGAGAAAACTCAGCAGATTTCTATGGCATAAATATGTATGAGTGGTGTGGCTATTCTACATACGGCACCAGCGGctacaaagaaagaactgaAGAATTTACTGACTTCCCTGTTCCAGTGTTTTTCTCTGAATTTGGGTGTAACTTGGTTAGACCCAGGCCATTTACAGAAGTAGCCGCCCTCTTCAGTAAGAAAATGTCTTCTGTATGGTCTGGCGGTTTAGTTTATATGTATTTTGAGGAGGAAAATCAATATGGTGTTGTTAAaattaacaaaaataatgaagtaGAGAAGCTACctgattttgataatttgaaaaaagcaTATAGGAAAGCAACCCCTAAGGGTGTCAATCTTTCAGATCAAGCTGTCTCAAGGAAATCCATTAATGTTCGCAAACTTGATTGCCCGGAGAAAAGCcataataataattggTTAGCGTCTGATATTTTACCACCGACACCTAATGACGAGAAATGTTCTTGCTTGGATGAGATTTTACCTTGCCTGGCATTACCTAGTAATGACGATCAAGATCATTACAAGACTTTATTTAACTACGTTTGTGGGGAAGTCGACTGTACAGATATCAAAACAGATGGTACATTAGGGAAGTATGGAAAATTCTCAGACTGTTCAGTAAATCAAAAGCTGTCCTTGCAATTGAGTAAGCTTTACTACAAATTAAAATTAGAGGATCACATATGCCCAACTAACCCGAAATACGTTCGGTTTAACAGCGCGACCATAACTCGGAAGGATACTTGTGAATCTATCCTCAAAGAAATTAGCCAAGGGACTGCAAAAACTAAAAAGGAACCGATAAATGAAATAGTCACATCGGTACCAGCGGAAGACGGAATGATTTCCTCCACCGCTAACACTTTGAGTGGCACAATAATACTAGTTATTATTGTTCTAAATACTTTAGTAGTCCTGCTTATAGCATATTAA